The Methylocella tundrae genome contains the following window.
AGAACGGAAGGCGCGGCCGCTCTGACGAGGAGGGCGGGCTGATCGAAGCCAAGTTTCAGCATGATCGCCGGCGGCGCCGTCGGCGGCGTCGCGATATAGGCGAGGCCCGCGCCGACGGGCTGTGGAGATTCGGCGACCTGTCCGATATCGAGCGTCGTATATGCGCCCTCCGTGATCAGCGCCGTGCGCTTGACGCCATCCTGGACGAGCGACGCAATGAGGCCGCCACTCTTGAGAAAGGCATAGAATCGCTGGCGAAACACCCAGTGCGGGCCGCCCATTTCGGCTTCGACGGGGCAGAGCGCGACGTCGCGTCCCCCCTCATGCGCGTAAAGATTCCACCAGCCGGTGCGGTCCGAGGAAAAGTGCAGGATATTCGCTGCCGACCAGCCCGGCTGGACGATCGCTTCAGGCTCGGCCCCCGCGATCATCTCCGGCGCCGCGAGCGCGCCGTCGTCCTTTATGCCCGCGCAGTAGAGTCGGGTCTCGTCCCAAGGCATGTGGGGGTGATCCCAGGCGATCCAGGCGAGCTTTTGACCATCGGGAGAAAGGCGCGGCGAACTCAGGAAATCCGGCCCCTTGACGAGCACGGTCTCGGCGGCGGCATCGAGGTCCAGAGCGACGATCGCAGCCTCGGGATCGGTCGGCGAACGCTCGCGGTGGTCTTCGCGTACCGCGAGGACCCGCCGGCGCGGCAGGTCGAGTTCGAAATCGGCGTATCTACAGCCGTCCGGCGTTGCAATTTTTCGCGGCGGATGGCGAGGCTCGATAACCCAGACGGAGCCGTCCCTGCGCTCGCTGAAAACAATCACGCCGTTTTGAACGCCGAATGCGCCGCCGCCATATTCATGAACCCGGCTCCCGACATTGATCGGATCCCGCGTCAATTCCTCAATGACGCCGTCAGGGCGGCGCCGGAGCAGAGCGGTGCGGCCATTCTCGGTGGGGCGTCCCTCGAGCCAGTAGAGGGTTTCGCCGTCGACCGTGAGGCCGCCGAGGCTGATCGCGGCGGCGGTCATGAGATCGGTGGTGACCGGCGAAGTCCAGGTGCCGTAGGGCGCGATCTTTTTCATGCGCGGACGATGGCGCTCGCGCCGCGCCTGTGTGCTGTGCCACCTTTACTTGCCTGGGTTTGCTTCGGACTATCCTCTATAGCCTCATCTTCGCCTGTTGCAGCTTCGATAACGAACTTGGCGAGCTGGTTCGGGTCGCGGGGACGCTTGGGCGTTTTCGTCATGGCTGATTCTTGGGGTGCTTCTTGAGCCAAGCTTCAGAGTCGTTTTCGACCCAAGCGTGGGCGTCCGCCTCCGACTGAAACACATCGTCTAGCAGCTGTTCGTCGCCATCGGGCCATTCGATCCGAATGACGTGTTTATGCCCGCCCTCTTTGGAGGGGGTAATCTTGAAGTGAGGCTTCTTCGGCGCGTTTACCATGGGCAGAATATGGCATGTCTGATGGGACCATTCCAGCGCCGTCAACCCCGGCGAATTTCAAACTGACCCACTACCCTCTGTGGCGTTCGCCCTTTGGCCCTTTGCGCTCAGCGAT
Protein-coding sequences here:
- a CDS encoding prolyl oligopeptidase family serine peptidase translates to MKKIAPYGTWTSPVTTDLMTAAAISLGGLTVDGETLYWLEGRPTENGRTALLRRRPDGVIEELTRDPINVGSRVHEYGGGAFGVQNGVIVFSERRDGSVWVIEPRHPPRKIATPDGCRYADFELDLPRRRVLAVREDHRERSPTDPEAAIVALDLDAAAETVLVKGPDFLSSPRLSPDGQKLAWIAWDHPHMPWDETRLYCAGIKDDGALAAPEMIAGAEPEAIVQPGWSAANILHFSSDRTGWWNLYAHEGGRDVALCPVEAEMGGPHWVFRQRFYAFLKSGGLIASLVQDGVKRTALITEGAYTTLDIGQVAESPQPVGAGLAYIATPPTAPPAIMLKLGFDQPALLVRAAAPSVLPSETVSIGEAITFPTSHGPGHAFWYAPKNRDFEGPEDALPPLVVLSHGGPTSMTTNHFNLQIQWWTSRGIGVVDVNYGGSTGYGRAYRRLLNGQWGIVDVDDCRAAAEYLVARGLVDGARLAIRGGSAGGFTTLAALTSSDAFRAGASLYGVADLMLLASDTHKFESRYLDGLIGPLPETGALYAERSPIHHLDQLACPVIFFQGEEDKTVPPNQAETMVAAMSARALPVAYYLFAGEGHGFRKAETLRRVLELELDFYGRVFGFSAPGLSERVKIANM